AAATTCAATTGTCGTCGTCGGATTAAATGGGTTCGGATAATTCTGATAGAGTTTGTATTCGCTGGGTATATCAGCGACCGGTGGTTTACCTCCATTCAAGGTTCCGGGTTCGGTTGTCTTTAGAATTGTGCCATCATTCCCGACAGCTATTCCATACGCCGAATCGACAAAAGCTACGGCAAATAAATCGTGCGAGTCGGCGCTGTACTGTGCATACCAGTTTGTGCCGCCGTTGTTCGTGTAATATATTTTCCCGCCATCGCCCACAACGTACATCGCTTGATTAGTTAAAAGAAAAATATCTTTGAGGTTGGTTTCAATCGGAACGCCGATGTTTTCCCAAGTTAATCCCCTGTCGTTAGATGTGATTACAGTACCGCTATCCCCTGCAATAAATAATTGATCGCCGATAATCTTTACAGCTCGCAAATTTGCCGTTACGCCGGAATATTTCTGTTCCCAGCCGTTCACGCTGTCTGTAGAAATAAAAACAGTTCCGTTATCTCCGGCGAGTACGGTTTTCCAGTCGGGGAATACATCAACGCCGTAAAAGTTTTTTGCAGAGTCAACAACCATCTCGTTCCAGGTTTTTCCGCTGTCAACAGTTGAAGCGGCAAAACCTTTATCACCCGCAATCCAACCGGGTTGCGAAAGATTCATGGATATAGCACGTATTGTTTTCTTGTTTGAAAGTGTCCGCTTCTGCCAAATGGTTCCTCCGTCGGCGCTGTTGAACAGCGAGCCATTCTCTCCAACTGCGAAGAAAACATTCTGAGTTGGATTTGCAAATTTGTAAAAAGGTAAATTATTCCCGATCCAGCCCTCTGCCCAGCTCACTCCGCCGTCCGTTGTTTTTAGGAATACTCCCTGGTCGCCTACTGCAAATCCATTTTGACGGTCTGTGAATTTTACATCGTTCAATTTCTGCCAGAAAAAATTCGGTTGTTTGAACCACTTTTGTGTATAAGTATCCGAAATCAAAGCTGAAATATATTTATTATTTCCAACCTTTGTTTCGTTTATCTGATCGATGGTAACTGTATTTGCAAATGAATTTACCTTTGTCGGCAAGCTTTCGTAATAAGTTCCGTTGAAGAAACCCGCCCTGAGCAACCGTTCATCTTGTACGCCCGTCCCTACCTCTCGGTCATTGGCTTGTCTATCGCTGTACATAAACTGGAGCTTTGCGTTAAATTGCGCGTTCGACGGATAGGGAGTTATTCTTAGCCATCTCTTCAAATAACGTTCGCCGCCGGGGTTGCTGATAAGAGGTGGAGTGGAATCCGGATAAGCACGTACGTTTATACTATCCAGCCCGCTAATGCCTGTAAACCACATCGTTGCGATTGTGCGACCATCGTAAGTTACAAAATGATATGGAACATCAGTCTGCGTGATAGGTAGTGTAACAATATTGTACATACCGCTGGGTGGATTAATAAATGTTTTATAGAGATAATTTCTTCGAACAGTTACGTAATACTTTAAAGCTTCTACGTGCTCATAAAAATCCTGCATCGTTCCCCATTTGTAATTATCCTTTGCTACCTCGTTTTCGATGAGATTTTTGAGACTATCAATTTTTGTATGATAACGGGCTTCCGTGAAAAGTGAATCGAGCACATATTTTAACCGCACCCGGAACATCTCTTTCAATCGAGGCGTAGCCATCCATCTATCTTTTAAAACATTTGAAGGTCCGGCTAACGGTGAAAAAGTATAGGCAAAGCCATCGTTTAATAAAGATGAAGGATAAGGTTTCGTCAAATCGCCGCTGCGCCCCCAACTCAAATCGTAATCCCACGGCAGCACAATCCATTGGTGTGCGAGACGCGTTGTATCGCGATACAAATTATAATTCTTGTTGTAACTATCGCCCATCATTGTGATGGTGTTTGCACAGAACCAATTTAGCACGCTCATCGTATCGAACAATTGAATTGCTGTTTCTGCAAATGATCCATCGGGCGTATCGTTAAGAGTTTGAATTAAATCTTTCAAGTGGGCGTAGCTGGTTCCAATGCCCAAATCGTAGTACAATTTTATTAGACTATCTGGTTGAACGGTTAAGTCTGCCATCGTCCATGTATCGTTTGCTTCATACAGTGGACCGGGCGTAAATCCTCTGTTAATTAGAAAATAGCTGTCTATCTTATCAATAAAGGAAAACAATCCTTTAGATTCTCCATTGATAGAAAAATTTGAGTGATAACAAAAAGGTGCAACGGCTCTCATATCGCCGAATAGATCCCATGCGAGTTTTTCTCTTATTAAAGATTTATCGGTGTACATCGCATTGAGGTTCATATCGCGATTTCCGTAATAAAGTTGTGTTGTTGCAAAGCGGACACGATATGCTTTTTTGGGAAAATACCGGGTGGAATGCCCTTTGAAACGAATATTTGATCCGCTCCACAAAGTGTCGTTTGATGTAAAGGGAGCTGGCAACCGGACATCGCTCCAAATACTTCGAGTATAAAGAGAATCGTAATTGGCTTGTGTCATTGTAACGCTGTAGTTGGGAACTTGTGAAAACGATTGATAACCCGTTAACAATGTTAATACTAATAGAATAAATAATTTTTTCATTTGTACACTTTTGAGTTTATTTAATAATTTCAGAAATCTTTTTTTCTAAATTTTCGCCACGCAATTCAAAATCGGCAGCAACAACTTTTCCCGTGATATCCACTAAAATTG
This genomic window from Bacteroidota bacterium contains:
- a CDS encoding CotH kinase family protein encodes the protein MKKLFILLVLTLLTGYQSFSQVPNYSVTMTQANYDSLYTRSIWSDVRLPAPFTSNDTLWSGSNIRFKGHSTRYFPKKAYRVRFATTQLYYGNRDMNLNAMYTDKSLIREKLAWDLFGDMRAVAPFCYHSNFSINGESKGLFSFIDKIDSYFLINRGFTPGPLYEANDTWTMADLTVQPDSLIKLYYDLGIGTSYAHLKDLIQTLNDTPDGSFAETAIQLFDTMSVLNWFCANTITMMGDSYNKNYNLYRDTTRLAHQWIVLPWDYDLSWGRSGDLTKPYPSSLLNDGFAYTFSPLAGPSNVLKDRWMATPRLKEMFRVRLKYVLDSLFTEARYHTKIDSLKNLIENEVAKDNYKWGTMQDFYEHVEALKYYVTVRRNYLYKTFINPPSGMYNIVTLPITQTDVPYHFVTYDGRTIATMWFTGISGLDSINVRAYPDSTPPLISNPGGERYLKRWLRITPYPSNAQFNAKLQFMYSDRQANDREVGTGVQDERLLRAGFFNGTYYESLPTKVNSFANTVTIDQINETKVGNNKYISALISDTYTQKWFKQPNFFWQKLNDVKFTDRQNGFAVGDQGVFLKTTDGGVSWAEGWIGNNLPFYKFANPTQNVFFAVGENGSLFNSADGGTIWQKRTLSNKKTIRAISMNLSQPGWIAGDKGFAASTVDSGKTWNEMVVDSAKNFYGVDVFPDWKTVLAGDNGTVFISTDSVNGWEQKYSGVTANLRAVKIIGDQLFIAGDSGTVITSNDRGLTWENIGVPIETNLKDIFLLTNQAMYVVGDGGKIYYTNNGGTNWYAQYSADSHDLFAVAFVDSAYGIAVGNDGTILKTTEPGTLNGGKPPVADIPSEYKLYQNYPNPFNPTTTIEFDIPHQSKVALRVYNVLGQEVATLVNEERKAGRDEVKFDGSRLSSGVYFYRITTGSGFSQTKKLLLMK